A genomic segment from bacterium encodes:
- a CDS encoding ABC transporter permease produces the protein AGIATQVSFSSIALAFGVSAAIGIIFGYYPARRAASLNPIEALRYE, from the coding sequence TCGCGGGTATTGCTACACAAGTTTCTTTTTCGTCAATCGCTTTGGCGTTCGGCGTATCCGCGGCCATTGGAATTATTTTCGGATATTATCCGGCGCGGCGCGCCGCTTCGTTGAATCCGATAGAAGCGTTGCGGTATGA